A genomic window from Pseudokineococcus lusitanus includes:
- a CDS encoding flagellar biosynthetic protein FliR → MGIPVVAAAAEAATGGLEISLQVETVVGLSLASLRILGWLLLAPPFAYKGFPAQVKALLALALALVVQPDVSGLVEGGLELGPLAVAAAQELVVGTALGWLCMLVFAAVQSAGDLLDIFGGFQLAQGYDPLMQSGSSVLGRIYQLTALALLFASGAHLVVLRGLLLTYEVLPVGQGVDLSTVAEVATRGVGGLLLAALQVAGPIIAVLFLTDVGLGLLTRVAPQLNAFSLGFPLKILITLVLVGLGAALLPDVVTGLADQMAETVVGTARVSGDG, encoded by the coding sequence GTGGGCATCCCGGTCGTCGCAGCGGCGGCGGAGGCCGCCACCGGCGGCCTGGAGATCAGCCTGCAGGTCGAGACCGTCGTCGGGCTGTCGCTCGCCAGCCTCCGCATCCTCGGCTGGCTCCTGCTGGCCCCGCCCTTCGCCTACAAGGGCTTCCCGGCGCAGGTGAAGGCGCTCCTCGCGCTGGCCCTGGCGCTCGTCGTCCAGCCCGACGTCTCCGGCCTCGTCGAGGGCGGGCTCGAGCTCGGCCCCCTCGCGGTCGCCGCGGCGCAGGAGCTCGTCGTCGGCACGGCCCTCGGCTGGCTCTGCATGCTCGTCTTCGCCGCCGTCCAGAGCGCCGGCGACCTCCTCGACATCTTCGGCGGGTTCCAGCTCGCCCAGGGCTACGACCCGCTCATGCAGAGCGGCTCGTCGGTCCTCGGCCGGATCTACCAGCTCACCGCCCTCGCGCTGCTCTTCGCCAGCGGCGCGCACCTCGTCGTCCTGCGCGGGCTGCTGCTCACCTACGAGGTGCTGCCGGTGGGGCAGGGGGTCGACCTGTCGACCGTCGCCGAGGTCGCCACCCGCGGCGTCGGCGGGCTGCTGCTCGCCGCGCTCCAGGTGGCCGGCCCGATCATCGCGGTGCTCTTCCTCACCGACGTCGGCCTCGGCCTGCTCACCCGCGTGGCGCCCCAGCTCAACGCCTTCTCCCTCGGCTTCCCGCTGAAGATCCTCATCACCCTCGTGCTCGTGGGACTCGGCGCGGCGCTGCTGCCCGACGTCGTCACGGGCCTCGCCGACCAGATGGCCGAGACCGTCGTCGGCACCGCCCGCGTGAGCGGTGACGGCTGA
- a CDS encoding flagellar biosynthetic protein FliQ gives MDDVAVLQVVVQAMTVAAKISAPILLTSLCVGFVISLFQSVTQIQEVTLSFVPKAIAVGIALLVCGRWMIIEIVSFTTELYGSIPGLVTGTG, from the coding sequence ATGGACGACGTCGCCGTGCTCCAGGTCGTCGTCCAGGCGATGACCGTGGCCGCCAAGATCAGCGCGCCGATCCTGCTCACCTCGCTGTGCGTGGGCTTCGTCATCTCGCTCTTCCAGTCCGTCACCCAGATCCAGGAGGTGACGCTGAGCTTCGTCCCGAAGGCCATCGCCGTCGGCATCGCGCTCCTCGTCTGCGGGCGCTGGATGATCATCGAGATCGTCAGCTTCACCACCGAGCTCTACGGCTCCATCCCCGGCCTCGTCACCGGGACGGGCTGA
- the fliP gene encoding flagellar type III secretion system pore protein FliP (The bacterial flagellar biogenesis protein FliP forms a type III secretion system (T3SS)-type pore required for flagellar assembly.), producing the protein MSAVVAPLRRAAAPRRGQLLALLGGLVAVLLGLLAVHLLLAPGAAAATAPAPTEGLEGLTEGTGPGVSVDIEGVDGKPSSALVVLLGITVLSVAPALLLMTTSFTKIFVVLSITRNALGLTAAPPNQVLAGLALFLSLFVMAPVLSEVNEIGVQPFLRGELDQVQALQVGVGPLRDFMLAHVRADDLALVTRAADRPNPATPADTPLLTLIPAFVLSELRAAFIIGFVIYIPFLVIDLVVSAALMSMGMMMLPPVTVSLPFKLLLFVLVDGWGLVITAVLGSYSGGGAG; encoded by the coding sequence GTGAGCGCCGTCGTCGCCCCGCTGCGCCGCGCGGCCGCCCCGCGCCGCGGTCAGCTCCTCGCGCTCCTCGGCGGCCTCGTCGCCGTCCTCCTCGGCCTCCTGGCCGTCCACCTGCTGCTGGCGCCCGGCGCCGCGGCCGCCACGGCGCCCGCCCCGACGGAGGGTCTCGAGGGCCTCACCGAGGGCACCGGCCCGGGCGTCTCGGTGGACATCGAGGGTGTGGACGGCAAGCCCAGCAGCGCGCTCGTCGTGCTCCTCGGCATCACGGTGCTGTCCGTCGCGCCGGCCCTGCTGCTCATGACGACGAGCTTCACGAAGATCTTCGTCGTCCTGTCCATCACCCGGAACGCGCTGGGGCTCACCGCCGCCCCGCCGAACCAGGTGCTCGCGGGCCTCGCGCTGTTCCTCAGCCTCTTCGTCATGGCCCCGGTGCTGTCGGAGGTCAACGAGATCGGCGTGCAGCCCTTCCTCCGCGGCGAGCTGGACCAGGTGCAGGCGCTGCAGGTCGGCGTCGGCCCGCTGCGGGACTTCATGCTGGCCCACGTCCGCGCCGACGACCTGGCGCTCGTGACCCGGGCCGCCGACCGCCCCAACCCGGCGACGCCGGCCGACACCCCGCTGCTGACGCTCATCCCGGCGTTCGTGCTCTCCGAGCTGCGGGCGGCGTTCATCATCGGGTTCGTCATCTACATCCCGTTCCTCGTCATCGACCTCGTCGTCTCCGCGGCGCTGATGTCGATGGGCATGATGATGCTGCCGCCGGTCACGGTCTCCCTGCCCTTCAAGCTCCTGCTCTTCGTCCTCGTGGACGGCTGGGGGCTCGTCATCACCGCCGTCCTCGGCAGCTACTCCGGGGGAGGTGCCGGCTGA
- a CDS encoding FliO/MopB family protein, translated as MDTPDALGLLLRVAGSLAAVVGLVWMVRRGMLKQGGGRARAAVGSITVLARQQLSGRASVALVQVGETGLLVGVTEQQVTLLASQPVEQMLARPEAPAAPAARRTAVDLDAVVPAPASRHAAPVAPAAPAAPQEVPAEVAEALAAVPAPRGPLAGSALSPGTWAQAVDVLRERTTRR; from the coding sequence ATGGACACACCGGACGCCCTCGGGCTCCTGCTGCGCGTGGCGGGCTCGCTCGCCGCCGTCGTCGGGCTGGTCTGGATGGTCCGGCGCGGGATGCTCAAGCAGGGCGGCGGGCGTGCGCGCGCCGCTGTCGGCAGCATCACCGTGCTGGCCCGCCAGCAACTCTCGGGGCGCGCCAGCGTCGCCCTCGTGCAGGTCGGGGAGACCGGGCTGCTCGTCGGCGTCACCGAGCAGCAGGTCACGCTCCTCGCCTCGCAGCCGGTCGAGCAGATGCTCGCCCGCCCCGAGGCGCCCGCCGCCCCCGCGGCCCGCCGCACGGCCGTCGACCTCGACGCCGTGGTCCCCGCGCCCGCCTCGCGCCACGCCGCCCCCGTGGCGCCGGCCGCCCCGGCCGCGCCGCAGGAGGTGCCCGCCGAGGTCGCCGAGGCGCTTGCCGCGGTGCCCGCGCCGCGTGGCCCGCTCGCCGGCTCGGCCCTCTCGCCCGGCACGTGGGCCCAGGCGGTCGACGTCCTCCGCGAGCGGACGACCCGCCGGTGA
- the fliN gene encoding flagellar motor switch protein FliN, whose amino-acid sequence MSLPTTAPAVASLEDVVAAARAAAGLVPAPGQLVVDPAADGSPTAVPDAGAPAVTAPYSGARSGHVVLVLDTETASALLSDPAGPGGAPEAALAAAVRPALEAAAGAAGPVVLGPVEVGAVGDLDLSSVPVVPLLVDGTARAWVALVAGDGHDAAPTPSPSAGGALGGVAGLALLRDVEMTLSVEIGRARMTVRELLTLTPGSVVELDRAAGAPADLLVNGRLVARGEVVVVDEDFGLRVTEIVGAEQG is encoded by the coding sequence ATGAGCCTGCCCACCACCGCCCCCGCCGTCGCCTCGCTCGAGGACGTCGTCGCCGCGGCCCGTGCGGCCGCCGGCCTCGTCCCCGCGCCGGGACAGCTCGTCGTCGACCCCGCGGCCGACGGCAGCCCCACCGCGGTCCCCGACGCCGGTGCCCCGGCCGTCACGGCGCCGTACTCCGGCGCCCGCAGCGGCCACGTCGTCCTCGTCCTCGACACCGAGACGGCGAGCGCGCTCCTGTCCGACCCGGCCGGCCCGGGCGGCGCCCCGGAGGCGGCGCTGGCCGCCGCCGTCCGCCCCGCGCTCGAGGCCGCCGCCGGCGCAGCGGGTCCCGTCGTGCTCGGGCCCGTCGAGGTCGGCGCGGTCGGTGACCTCGACCTCTCCTCGGTGCCCGTGGTCCCCCTCCTCGTCGACGGCACGGCCCGCGCCTGGGTCGCCCTCGTCGCCGGCGACGGCCACGACGCCGCGCCGACGCCGTCCCCGTCCGCGGGCGGTGCGCTCGGCGGCGTCGCGGGCCTGGCCCTGCTGCGCGACGTCGAGATGACGCTGTCGGTCGAGATCGGCCGCGCCCGCATGACCGTCCGCGAGCTGCTCACCCTCACGCCGGGCTCCGTCGTCGAGCTCGACCGCGCCGCCGGCGCCCCCGCCGACCTCCTCGTCAACGGCCGGCTCGTCGCCCGCGGCGAGGTCGTCGTCGTCGACGAGGACTTCGGCCTCCGCGTCACGGAGATCGTCGGCGCCGAGCAGGGCTGA
- a CDS encoding flagellar motor switch protein FliM: MPTTRPAQRPGGARPGSARERRRGAVVAWDFRASGRMAREHLRVLELAFETLARQWTTQMVTRLRTDVAVELRSVEQATYDEHVATLPVPAPLVVVGTQIGAAGLLHVPSEVVLSVVDHGLGGPGGVQQPRELTELEVGVLRDLGDKALAALDYAFATITPLGAERTGTEQIPQLAQAAQASEQVVVAHLAVTVGTTTAEATLALVLAPIQARLGSTAAPTTRTPEELAAEARAQAAVVGAVPEVPVEVGLRLAPTATTPDRVLQLAVGDVVRLGHPTSRPLEVVVAGQVLARAVPTASSTRLACLVVSTEELPR; encoded by the coding sequence GTGCCCACCACCCGACCAGCGCAGCGCCCCGGCGGCGCCCGCCCCGGCAGCGCCCGAGAGCGCCGCCGGGGCGCCGTCGTCGCCTGGGACTTCCGCGCCTCCGGCCGCATGGCCCGCGAGCACCTCCGCGTGCTCGAGCTGGCCTTCGAGACCCTCGCCCGCCAGTGGACGACGCAGATGGTGACGCGGCTGCGCACCGACGTCGCCGTCGAGCTGCGCTCCGTCGAGCAGGCCACGTACGACGAGCACGTCGCGACCCTGCCCGTGCCGGCGCCCCTCGTGGTCGTCGGCACGCAGATCGGCGCGGCCGGGCTCCTCCACGTGCCCTCGGAGGTCGTCCTCTCCGTCGTCGACCACGGCCTCGGCGGGCCCGGCGGCGTCCAGCAGCCCCGCGAGCTCACCGAGCTCGAGGTCGGCGTCCTGCGCGACCTCGGCGACAAGGCCCTGGCCGCCCTCGACTACGCCTTCGCCACCATCACGCCGCTGGGCGCCGAGCGCACCGGGACCGAGCAGATCCCGCAGCTCGCGCAGGCGGCGCAGGCGTCGGAGCAGGTCGTCGTCGCCCACCTCGCCGTGACGGTCGGCACGACGACGGCCGAGGCCACCCTCGCGCTCGTGCTCGCGCCCATCCAGGCGCGCCTCGGCTCCACCGCCGCCCCCACGACGCGCACGCCCGAGGAGCTGGCCGCCGAGGCCCGCGCCCAGGCCGCCGTCGTCGGCGCGGTCCCCGAGGTCCCCGTCGAGGTCGGCCTCCGCCTCGCGCCCACCGCCACCACGCCCGACCGGGTCCTGCAGCTCGCCGTCGGCGACGTCGTGCGGCTCGGCCACCCCACGTCCCGCCCCCTCGAGGTCGTCGTCGCCGGGCAGGTCCTCGCCCGCGCCGTCCCCACGGCCTCGTCCACCCGTCTCGCCTGCCTGGTCGTGTCCACCGAGGAGCTGCCCCGATGA
- a CDS encoding flagellar basal body-associated FliL family protein, translated as MAAKTTAAPAEGEAPAKKKKLPLLIGVVVLVLAVAAGAWFFLLKPDPAAAAEAEHEEPEAGEVVTLDPVSINLADGAYLRLGLALQQTADAAHEADGSIALDQAIALFSGRSKEELADNATREELKKQLTESIAAPYHEEVYKVYFTEFVTQ; from the coding sequence ATGGCCGCCAAGACCACCGCCGCCCCCGCCGAGGGGGAGGCGCCCGCGAAGAAGAAGAAGCTGCCCCTCCTCATCGGCGTCGTCGTGCTCGTGCTCGCGGTCGCGGCCGGCGCCTGGTTCTTCCTGCTCAAGCCGGACCCGGCCGCCGCGGCCGAGGCCGAGCACGAGGAGCCGGAGGCCGGCGAGGTCGTCACCCTCGACCCCGTCTCCATCAACCTCGCCGACGGGGCCTACCTCCGCCTCGGCCTGGCCCTCCAGCAGACCGCCGACGCCGCCCACGAGGCGGACGGCAGCATCGCCCTCGACCAGGCCATCGCGCTGTTCTCCGGCCGCTCGAAGGAAGAGCTGGCGGACAACGCGACGCGCGAGGAGCTGAAGAAGCAGCTCACCGAGAGCATCGCCGCGCCGTACCACGAGGAGGTCTACAAGGTGTACTTCACGGAGTTCGTCACCCAGTGA
- a CDS encoding OmpA/MotB family protein: MSAAGAHGRARRGGGGHDDGGHDGPDERWLVSYADMITVLMALFIVLFAISQVDAQKFLELRQGLADGVGASSTIPVDGGSGLLVSNGSVAAPAQPQTSVQDESVSPQASGSSGASAAQGGGPALEAAKAEVEKLEEVQRQLSAALQGAGLGDRVGFRVTEDGLVGAIVADDVFFESSSATLQPTGEDVLDAMAPVLGGIDTPLELEGHTNALPVRGGLYPSNWELSAARAAAVVRYLQADGIAPERMTAMGFGETRPLFEGDSPEALSGNRRVDLVVASDQPAEVKALLPEAAEELHSSAAPPAVAVAPAPVDAAPAAAPPAEAVVAAAAADHAAEGGH; encoded by the coding sequence ATGAGCGCGGCCGGCGCCCACGGGCGCGCGCGCCGCGGGGGCGGCGGCCACGACGACGGCGGCCACGACGGCCCGGACGAGCGCTGGCTCGTCAGCTACGCCGACATGATCACCGTGCTGATGGCCCTCTTCATCGTCCTCTTCGCCATCAGCCAGGTCGACGCCCAGAAGTTCCTCGAGCTCCGCCAGGGCCTCGCCGACGGCGTCGGCGCCAGCAGCACCATCCCCGTCGACGGCGGCTCCGGCCTGCTCGTCAGCAACGGCTCGGTGGCCGCGCCCGCGCAGCCGCAGACGTCGGTGCAGGACGAGTCGGTCTCGCCGCAGGCCTCCGGCTCGTCCGGTGCCTCGGCGGCCCAGGGCGGCGGCCCCGCCCTCGAGGCGGCCAAGGCGGAGGTCGAGAAGCTCGAGGAGGTCCAGCGGCAGCTCTCGGCGGCCCTCCAGGGCGCCGGCCTCGGCGACCGGGTCGGCTTCCGCGTCACCGAGGACGGCCTCGTCGGCGCCATCGTCGCCGACGACGTCTTCTTCGAGTCCAGCTCGGCCACGCTCCAGCCCACGGGCGAGGACGTGCTGGACGCCATGGCGCCGGTGCTCGGCGGGATCGACACCCCGCTCGAGCTCGAGGGCCACACGAACGCGCTGCCGGTGCGCGGCGGTCTCTACCCCAGCAACTGGGAGCTGTCCGCGGCCCGCGCGGCCGCCGTCGTCCGGTACCTCCAGGCCGACGGCATCGCCCCCGAGCGGATGACGGCCATGGGCTTCGGCGAGACGCGGCCGCTCTTCGAGGGCGACTCGCCCGAGGCGCTGTCCGGCAACCGCCGGGTGGACCTCGTCGTCGCCTCCGACCAGCCGGCCGAGGTCAAGGCGCTCCTGCCCGAGGCGGCCGAGGAGCTGCACTCCAGCGCCGCGCCCCCGGCCGTCGCCGTGGCGCCCGCGCCCGTCGACGCCGCCCCTGCGGCCGCCCCGCCGGCCGAGGCCGTCGTGGCCGCGGCCGCCGCCGACCACGCCGCGGAGGGGGGCCACTGA
- a CDS encoding motility protein A encodes MDPAALAGIIFALGSILTMMILEGGNPLAIFLPAPMILVFGGTFGVAIAGGLLKDAKAIGASMKKAFLTPPKKMDETVETIVSLAERARREGLLALEDAVKEVDDEFLRDGLQAAVDGTDPEDLRTMLLDKSDQKAASDKRSAKFFTDMGGYAPTIGIIGTVISLVHVLENLSDPGGLGHMIAAAFVATLWGVLSANVLWMPIGTRLKRLAEVEAAQMNLVVEGVLAIQAGSNPRLVKQRLASLVPAGELKDEAA; translated from the coding sequence ATGGATCCCGCAGCCCTCGCCGGCATCATCTTCGCGCTCGGCTCGATCCTCACCATGATGATCCTCGAGGGGGGCAACCCCCTCGCGATCTTCCTGCCCGCCCCGATGATCCTCGTCTTCGGCGGCACCTTCGGCGTGGCCATCGCCGGCGGCCTGCTCAAGGACGCCAAGGCCATCGGCGCCTCGATGAAGAAGGCCTTCCTCACCCCGCCCAAGAAGATGGACGAGACGGTCGAGACGATCGTCTCCCTCGCCGAGCGGGCCCGCCGCGAGGGCCTGCTGGCCCTCGAGGACGCCGTCAAGGAGGTCGACGACGAGTTCCTCCGCGACGGCCTCCAGGCCGCCGTCGACGGCACGGACCCCGAGGACCTCCGGACGATGCTGCTCGACAAGAGCGACCAGAAGGCGGCCTCAGACAAGCGCTCCGCGAAGTTCTTCACCGACATGGGCGGCTACGCGCCGACCATCGGCATCATCGGCACGGTCATCTCGCTCGTCCACGTGCTCGAGAACCTCTCCGACCCAGGCGGTCTCGGCCACATGATCGCCGCGGCCTTCGTCGCGACGCTGTGGGGCGTCCTCTCCGCCAACGTGCTCTGGATGCCGATCGGCACCCGCCTCAAGCGGCTCGCCGAGGTCGAGGCCGCGCAGATGAACCTCGTCGTCGAGGGCGTCCTCGCCATCCAGGCCGGCTCCAACCCGCGCCTGGTCAAGCAGCGCCTCGCGAGCCTCGTGCCCGCCGGCGAGCTCAAGGACGAGGCGGCATGA
- a CDS encoding flagellar FlbD family protein: MIILTRLAGSRFAVNPDLLERVESTPDTVLTLLDGTKYVVSEPLDEVVRRVADYRATVIATARRLAEGESGPVALPAAQEPWPADVTPELAPAVPLRRRRRS, encoded by the coding sequence ATGATCATCCTCACCCGCCTCGCGGGCTCACGCTTCGCGGTCAACCCCGACCTGCTCGAGCGCGTCGAGTCCACGCCCGACACCGTGCTCACGCTGCTCGACGGCACGAAGTACGTCGTCTCCGAGCCGCTGGACGAGGTCGTGCGCCGCGTCGCCGACTACCGCGCCACCGTCATCGCGACGGCGCGCCGCCTCGCCGAGGGCGAGTCCGGCCCCGTCGCCCTGCCCGCCGCCCAGGAGCCCTGGCCCGCGGACGTCACCCCCGAGCTCGCGCCGGCCGTGCCGCTGCGCCGTCGCAGGAGGTCCTGA
- a CDS encoding flagellar hook-basal body complex protein encodes MLRSLFTGISGLRAHQMMMDVTGNNIANVNTTGFKGSQVTFQDTFSQLLEGAAAPQDANVGGTNPSQVGLGVRVAGMSTNYGQGATQVTGRDTDLRIDGEGFFVVRAGGEQMYTRAGSFNFDRDGTLVTPEGNPVQGWQAGPDGTITGAGAAGSMGGISLRAATGPDEALTAYRIGSDGVVTGIFKNTDGTVEQRSIAQLAVATFTNNGGLEKAGSSNYRESVNSGDVTIERPGQGANGTLSAGALEMSNVDLAQEFTNLIISQRGFQANSRVITTSDELLQELVNLKR; translated from the coding sequence GTGCTCCGTTCCCTGTTCACCGGTATCAGCGGCCTGCGGGCCCACCAGATGATGATGGACGTCACCGGCAACAACATCGCCAACGTCAACACCACGGGCTTCAAGGGCTCCCAGGTGACGTTCCAGGACACCTTCAGCCAGCTGCTCGAGGGCGCTGCGGCGCCGCAGGACGCCAACGTCGGCGGCACCAACCCCTCGCAGGTCGGCCTCGGCGTCCGCGTCGCCGGCATGAGCACGAACTACGGCCAGGGCGCGACCCAGGTCACCGGCCGCGACACCGACCTCCGCATCGACGGCGAGGGCTTCTTCGTCGTCCGCGCCGGCGGCGAGCAGATGTACACCCGCGCCGGGTCCTTCAACTTCGACCGCGACGGCACGCTCGTCACCCCCGAGGGCAACCCGGTCCAGGGCTGGCAGGCCGGCCCCGACGGCACCATCACCGGTGCCGGTGCGGCGGGCTCGATGGGCGGCATCTCGCTCCGCGCGGCCACCGGCCCGGACGAGGCGCTCACGGCGTACCGCATCGGCTCCGACGGCGTCGTCACCGGCATCTTCAAGAACACCGACGGCACGGTCGAGCAGCGCTCCATCGCCCAGCTCGCGGTCGCCACGTTCACGAACAACGGCGGCCTCGAGAAGGCCGGCTCGTCCAACTACCGCGAGAGCGTCAACTCCGGCGACGTGACGATCGAGCGTCCGGGCCAGGGCGCCAACGGCACCCTGTCGGCCGGCGCCCTGGAGATGTCCAACGTCGACCTCGCCCAGGAGTTCACCAACCTCATCATCAGCCAGCGCGGCTTCCAGGCGAACTCCCGCGTCATCACGACGTCGGACGAGCTGCTCCAGGAGCTCGTCAACCTCAAGCGCTGA
- a CDS encoding flagellar hook assembly protein FlgD, which yields MPTVSGTTGLPAGFAAAPAVGTATGTAAVREPSKTLDKEAFLKLLVAQMRYQDPSSPMDTTQMMNQTTQLTTVEQLTALVSTSQAAFATQQQLSSSALVGQKVSWTDPTTKATGVGVVSAVRFTDDGPVLRVGTADVAMGHVTGVTTA from the coding sequence GTGCCCACCGTCTCCGGCACCACCGGTCTGCCGGCCGGCTTCGCGGCCGCCCCGGCCGTCGGCACCGCGACCGGCACGGCGGCCGTCCGCGAGCCGTCGAAGACGCTCGACAAGGAGGCCTTCCTCAAGCTCCTCGTGGCGCAGATGCGCTACCAGGACCCGAGCTCGCCCATGGACACCACGCAGATGATGAACCAGACGACGCAGCTCACGACCGTCGAGCAGCTCACCGCGCTGGTCAGCACGAGCCAGGCCGCCTTCGCCACGCAGCAGCAGCTGTCGTCCTCGGCGCTGGTCGGCCAGAAGGTCTCCTGGACCGACCCCACCACGAAGGCCACCGGCGTGGGCGTCGTCTCCGCCGTCCGCTTCACCGACGACGGCCCGGTCCTGCGGGTCGGCACGGCCGACGTCGCCATGGGCCACGTCACCGGCGTCACCACCGCCTGA
- a CDS encoding flagellar hook-length control protein FliK produces the protein MSPVVGAAARGLADAAPLAPRAPRGRGDDGGFADALARQTPPGPAADRRDRADRPGADGPRGVAHRDRPSSGEPGRSTGAPAARPARPATDRPAADDRATTDAPPRGVAHRDRPGTGEPTTPSGPRPVDTTATAPVAPSPGVPVDPAAPDRLDRPVLPADPPGEGAAGGTPATPGTPPAPPAAGDVEPSRQDALAALRSLLGRRDVAGTLPVVGPDAARGAAEPGDVPAGSALLDASVSAGADAAPPDAGSTGAGSTGAGPAATPTVLPVPGELGAVPVAPPAPTATAPTATAPTATAPTATAPTATAPTATAPTTATVPGAAGAPAPPPPSPSSGTVAPGTPPAAPAAGLPGAPAADVAGPPTAAGGAPSVPATGTTSSPPTGAAPAAAAAPEAPGAAVVPPPDGAPPTDATPTTDGVTPPDGAPPADGAPSTDGAPAPATGATPTATPTATSSSAASPAVPVVATGDPALAAVPGAAGTGAPVAPATTAAPVATAAAAPVAAPAAAPAVASTTTAGPAAWVAAVAPPGAAGSPPLTGQVVPRAAALRQLGEGVHRVVVRLQPEALGAVRVVAEVTNGALHVQLHAQTEAGREALRQALPELRREMASAAGGAGVDVGGWGTGGDAGGTGASAGWAGPGGGQGRTGDPSARRWTGATDRSTPQVQAATTEARTGATAPGRLDLTV, from the coding sequence GTGAGCCCCGTCGTCGGCGCCGCCGCGCGCGGCCTCGCCGACGCCGCCCCCCTCGCCCCGCGCGCCCCCCGCGGGCGCGGCGACGACGGCGGCTTCGCCGACGCCCTGGCGCGCCAGACGCCCCCCGGGCCGGCGGCCGACCGCCGCGACCGGGCCGACCGTCCCGGTGCGGACGGCCCCCGGGGCGTGGCCCACCGCGACCGCCCGAGCTCGGGCGAGCCCGGCCGCAGCACCGGCGCCCCCGCCGCCCGGCCCGCCCGTCCGGCGACCGACCGGCCGGCCGCCGACGACCGCGCGACGACGGACGCGCCTCCGCGCGGCGTCGCCCACCGCGACCGGCCAGGCACGGGCGAGCCGACGACGCCGTCCGGCCCCCGCCCCGTCGACACCACCGCCACCGCCCCCGTCGCCCCGTCGCCCGGGGTCCCGGTGGACCCGGCCGCCCCGGACCGGCTCGACCGTCCTGTCCTTCCGGCCGACCCGCCGGGCGAGGGCGCGGCGGGCGGCACGCCGGCGACCCCGGGCACCCCGCCCGCGCCGCCCGCGGCCGGCGACGTCGAGCCGTCCCGGCAGGACGCCCTCGCCGCGCTGCGCTCGCTGCTCGGCCGGCGCGACGTCGCCGGCACGCTGCCCGTCGTCGGCCCCGACGCCGCCCGTGGCGCCGCGGAGCCGGGCGACGTGCCCGCCGGGAGCGCCCTCCTCGACGCGTCGGTCTCCGCCGGGGCCGACGCCGCGCCCCCCGACGCCGGGTCGACCGGTGCCGGGTCGACCGGGGCCGGTCCCGCGGCCACGCCGACGGTGCTCCCGGTCCCCGGCGAGCTCGGCGCCGTCCCCGTCGCGCCGCCCGCCCCGACCGCGACCGCCCCGACCGCGACCGCCCCGACCGCGACCGCCCCGACCGCGACCGCCCCGACCGCGACCGCCCCGACCGCGACCGCCCCGACCACGGCCACGGTCCCCGGAGCCGCCGGTGCGCCGGCGCCCCCGCCGCCGTCCCCGTCCTCCGGAACCGTCGCCCCGGGCACGCCGCCGGCGGCCCCGGCCGCCGGGCTCCCGGGCGCCCCGGCTGCCGACGTCGCCGGACCGCCGACGGCGGCCGGTGGCGCACCGTCCGTCCCGGCGACCGGGACGACCTCGTCCCCGCCCACCGGCGCTGCTCCCGCGGCCGCCGCCGCGCCGGAGGCCCCGGGCGCGGCCGTCGTCCCGCCCCCGGACGGCGCACCGCCGACGGACGCGACCCCGACCACCGACGGCGTCACGCCTCCGGACGGCGCCCCGCCGGCGGACGGCGCCCCGTCCACCGACGGCGCCCCGGCGCCGGCCACGGGCGCCACCCCGACCGCCACCCCGACCGCCACCTCGTCCTCCGCGGCGTCCCCGGCCGTGCCGGTGGTCGCCACCGGCGACCCGGCCCTCGCCGCGGTGCCGGGCGCCGCCGGGACCGGCGCGCCGGTCGCGCCCGCGACGACCGCCGCGCCGGTCGCCACGGCCGCGGCCGCCCCGGTCGCGGCACCGGCCGCCGCCCCCGCCGTCGCGTCGACGACCACCGCCGGCCCCGCCGCGTGGGTGGCCGCCGTGGCGCCGCCCGGCGCCGCCGGCTCGCCCCCGCTGACCGGCCAGGTCGTCCCGCGTGCCGCCGCGCTGCGGCAGCTGGGGGAGGGCGTCCACCGCGTCGTCGTCCGCCTGCAGCCCGAGGCGCTCGGCGCCGTCCGCGTCGTCGCCGAGGTGACGAACGGTGCGCTGCATGTCCAGCTGCACGCACAGACCGAGGCCGGGCGTGAGGCGCTCCGCCAGGCGCTGCCCGAGCTCCGTCGTGAGATGGCCTCCGCCGCAGGCGGTGCGGGCGTCGACGTCGGCGGCTGGGGCACGGGCGGCGACGCCGGGGGCACCGGTGCGTCCGCCGGCTGGGCCGGCCCCGGCGGCGGGCAGGGCCGAACGGGTGATCCGTCGGCGCGTCGCTGGACCGGAGCAACGGACCGGTCGACGCCTCAGGTGCAGGCAGCGACGACCGAGGCCCGCACCGGGGCCACCGCCCCGGGCCGGCTGGACCTCACGGTCTGA